The sequence GGTAGTTGGAGAAGTGTCCCGTGATAAaaccaaatgcaaattaaactgCAAACTTGTTGACAGCGAGGATATTCGCCCAATCCTTGGGCGAAAAGCATGTCTTGGTATGAACATTATTCAGTACACAGATAATGACGCTCTAAATAAGCCCCAGACCGGAAGTTTCCCGATTTATGCAGTCAAAGACAATGACAAATTCTTAACCAAGGAGAAGCTGTGCAATCAATTCCCGTAGGTGTTCTCAGAGGGAGTGGGAAAACTTGATGGAAAGTACCACATAAAGATTAACAGCCAGGTGAGCCCAATCCAGCATGCACCGTGGCGTGTACCAGTGGCTATTCGTGCCCGACTAAAGGAGGAACCGGACGGGATGACCGAGCAAGAGATCGTCGCCCCAGTGACGGCACTGACTCCCTCGGTCAGCTCTATGGTAGTCGTTCCCAAGCCCAACGGGAAATTGCGCATCTGTCTGGACCCGAAGGAGTTAAACAAAGCAATCCAAAGGGACACCTTCCTACCATAGAAGATGTGGCCACGCGCCTTCATGGGGCAAAAACCTTCACTAAGCTAGATGTCAAGAACAGCTTTTGGCACATTGAGCTCGATCAGGAGTCATCATATTTGACAACATTTAATACACCTTTTGGCAGATACAGATGGAAGAGAATGCCTTTTGGTCTTTGCTCTGCACCTGAAGTGTTCCAGCACAGGATGCACGAGCTAATAGAGGGCATGCCGAATGTCGAAGTGATTGCAGATGACTTTGTGGTTGTGCAGAATAAgactattgttttgttttttcttctttgctccCGTTGAGCCTTAATATGATTTATTGTAATTTCCGTTTTTAGCTGGGCCACTTtatgtttcatttattttagaagTTTCAGGGTGACATTGCGTGACTTAAGCTTATCACGCCACGCACGCAGATTTAAATTTTATGTCGCAAGCGCTATGGCGTGTGTAAAAGATTCGCGTATTTTGTAAAAAAGGTTTTTCAATCGATACTTTTTGTTACGACTCTTTGTTACTATTTAATCGTTTTCCCCTCGGGAACAGAGTTTTTGGAGTTTTTGGAGTTTTCTTATTTACGGAGTCATTACGGACGTAAGTtacatttctattttttattcGTTTCTTCCACCTTTAGTCTGTTATGCATTTCAATCAATCGCAACTTTCACTCGTGTTTTATCgttcattttagtttttaccgCATATGTTGTGTGGTCCAGCAGCTTGGAAATAAAGAAGATTTTTTAACAAGTGAAAGCTAGGTCACATTCTTTGGTTAAGCTAGCGAACCTTGACAGCCTGAAACAGACTCGCGTCGGGAACGCAACAGTGGTTGTGGGCTATGGAGAAACGCAAGAGGATGCGAAACGTAACCATGATGACCATCTTGTGGCCTTCCTAAAGCTGTGCAAGAACCGCGGGCTGAAACTGAACACAAAAAAGATCAGACTGAGACAGAAGGTTGTGTCCTTTATAGGACACGTGGCCACTGATACAGGCCTTCGAGTTGACCCACCAAAGGTGAAGGCCATTGTGGAAATGCCCGCTCCTACGGACAAGACTGGAGTTCAAAGGCTCCTGGGCTTAGCCCAATACTTGAGCAAGTTCCTTCATCATCTCTCAGACCTCACCAAACCCCTACGGCAACTAACACAGAAGGAGACGGAATGGTGTTGGGGAGAGACGCAAGATAATGCTTTCCGACAGCTGAAGGAAGCAGTAACCCGCACACCAGTGCTGCGGTACTACAATGTGAAGGAACCGGTAACAATACAATGCTATGCGTCAAGACGGGCCTAGGAGCCGCCCTGTTGCAGAATGGCCAACCTGTGGCCTACGCATCAAGAGCTCTGCCATCAGCAGAAACACGTTACGCGCAGATAGAAAAAGAGTTACTGGCCATCGTGTTTGCCTGCGAGAGGTTTTACACTTACATCTATGGTTGAGATGTGGTCCACGTGGACAGTGATCACAAGCCTCTGGAAACAATCGTGCTTAAGCCCCTCCACGCGGCACCACAGTGCCTACAGAGAATGCTGCTGAGGCTGCAGAAATATAATTTTGAGCTGTGTTACAAGAAGGGTTGTGTAatgttccttttcttttattattatttatttatttgtttttaaataattaataacatAATTAAAAACTTACTCTTAAATACAACTACTCACAATATTTACAATACAACAACAGCtgcttacactacttacaataaaatacaatatacACAATTCAATACTTACACCACTACTGTTAGATACTACCATTGCTACTATTACTACAGAGTACCATGGCTACTACTTTTACAGTattatgataataaataataatggctTGGCTTCGCGAACGAAGATTTAAGAAGTTTGTCCACGTTGACGTCGACTGCTGGCGCGCTCGTGGCTGACCAGACCGATACGGGAAATTTGGGGCCGTGAGCAGTGACTGCAGGGAAAGGAAAGGTTTGGTGTGGTGGTGGAGGCAGCGCAGGCCTTCCTCCTCTGTCTCTTATCTTTGAGTGCATTTTTCCTGTCTAGTTGGAACTGGGCAGCAGCTTGGTGAGTTGTGTGGCGCCAGGCCACATGGTCGGCAGCAAGGTTAGACCACTGCCTGTGGTCGATGTTGCAGGCAGTGAGCGACTTCTTCAGGTTGACCTTGAATCGCTTCTTAGGAGCCCCTCTATCACGATGGCCAGAGGACAGTTCGCCAAACATGACGATGTTTGGAAGGCGATGATCTTCCAATCTGGAAACATGACCCGCCCATCGGAGCTGATACTTCAAGATTATGGCTTCGATACTGGGAACTTCAGCCTGCTCTAGGACTTCAACATTGGTGATTAAGTCGCTCCAGTGGATGTTAAGAATGGTGCGCCGGCAGTGTTGGTGGAAGCGCTCGAGGAGGTGGATGTGGCTGCGATAGATGACCCAGGTCTCAGAGCTAAAAAGAAGAGTGGTAAGAACAACAGCCCTATAGACACggatttttgttttacatttgagACATTTGTTGTTCCATACTCGTTGGTATAGTCTACCGAAGGAGCTGTTGGCCTTTGCAAGTCTATTGTCTATTTCCTTGTCAATCTTGGCATCAGAAGAGATGGTGCAACCAAGATAGGTAAACTGCTGAGTGGATTTCAGTTCAGTGTCGCCAATGCTGATGTGGGGTGGTCGATATTCTTCACAGGGAGTTGGCTGGTGAAGAACCTATGTCTTCTTAAGTCTGACTTCTAGGCCAAACAACCGCGAAAACATGATGTCATGCGCTGAAGGGCTCGCTCTGTATGGGCGACAGGGGCAGCGTCATCCGCGAAGAGGTTTCGAATCAGCCTCTCCTGCGTCTTAGTGTGGGCCTGAAGGCGACGTAGATTGAAGAGACTGCCATGCAGACGATATCTGACGTATACGCCCTCGTCATCGTCCAAGTCCACAGTTGTTGTTTGAGCATCATGATGAAGAAGATGCTAAAGAGAGTCGGCGCCAGGAAGCAACCCTGCTTTACACCATTTGAGATGCGGAAGGGTTCTGACAGGTCACCGGTGAGCCTGACCTGGCCACGTTGGTTCTCATGCAGCTGCATCACCATCTGTAGAAACTTGGGGGGACAGCCAAGTCGTTCCAGAATGAGCCATAGTCCTGTCCTGCTCACCGTGTCAAATGCTTTGGTAAGATCAATAAAAGTAGCATAGAGTCCCATGTTTTGTTCTCGGCACTTCTCCTGAAGTTGGTGGAGGACGAACACCATATCCGTCGTGCCTCTGTTGGCTCTGAAGCCGCACTGGCTCTCAGGAAGGATGTCTTCAGCGATGGTTGGAACGAGCCTCTTGAGCAGGACCCTGGCGAGAACTTTGCCAGCGATGGAAAGTACGGTGATCCCCTGATAGTTGGAGCAATCAGATTTTTCACCTTTGTTTTTGTACAGGGTTATGATGACAGCGTCGCGAAGATCGTGAAGCTTGACATGATGAGCCGGACCCCTTGCTTCCAGATTTCTGGCGGGATGCCGTCAACTCCTGCTGCTTTGTGACTCTTGAGTTGATCTACAGTCAACTCTTCGAGGGTGGGTGGTTCATCGAGCGCCTCAATGGGTGATAGTTGAGGAACACGATTAATGGCAGTTACTTGTACAGCACGATTAGCACTGAAGAGGGTTTGGAAGTGCTCGGACCAGCAAGCAAGGATGGAGGTGTTGTCGGTGAAGAGGTTCTGACCATCTGAACTGCGCAGGGGACTCTGAACCTGATGGGTAGGGCCATAGACTGCTTTCAGAGCCTCACAGAAACCTCTATAATCGCCAACATCAGCGCACAGCTGGGATTCCATAGCCAGACGGTCCCACCAATGGTTTTGTAACTCTCTCAGTTTGCGCTGTAAGATGCTGCATGCTTGTCGAAAGGTCGCCTTCTTCACATGGCAGGTTGGTTGTGAGAGATGGGCCTGATGAGCTGCCCTCTTCTTTGATA is a genomic window of Acropora muricata isolate sample 2 chromosome 8, ASM3666990v1, whole genome shotgun sequence containing:
- the LOC136926449 gene encoding uncharacterized protein, coding for MESQLCADVGDYRGFCEALKAVYGPTHQVQSPLRSSDGQNLFTDNTSILACWSEHFQTLFSANRAVQVTAINRVPQLSPIEALDEPPTLEELTVDQLKSHKAAGVDGIPPEIWKQGGITVLSIAGKVLARVLLKRLVPTIAEDILPESQCGFRANRGTTDMVFVLHQLQEKCREQNMGLYATFIDLTKAFDTVSRTGLWLILERLGCPPKFLQMVMQLHENQRGQPTPCEEYRPPHISIGDTELKSTQQFTYLGCTISSDAKIDKEIDNRLAKANSSFGRLYQRVWNNKCLKCKTKIRVYRAVVLTTLLFSSETWVIYRSHIHLLERFHQHCRRTILNIHWSDLITNVEVLEQAEVPSIEAIILKYQLRWAGHVSRLEDHRLPNIVMFGELSSGHRDRGAPKKRFKVNLKKSLTACNIDHRQWSNLAADHVAWRHTTHQAAAQFQLDRKNALKDKRQRRKACAASTTTPNLSFPCSHCSRPQISRIGLVSHERASSRRQRGQTS